A window from Corynebacterium singulare encodes these proteins:
- a CDS encoding YbaB/EbfC family nucleoid-associated protein: MTENDPMQQANDMNDILAQAARVQAELQKAQEEILAATVEGTAGNGLVKVTMTGGAELQDVTIDKSVVNPDDIETLQDLIVGAFKEAHAAAGRLAQEKIGPLSQGMGQSQQDYDGPSFQDVFGGNQ; this comes from the coding sequence ATGACTGAGAACGATCCGATGCAGCAAGCAAACGACATGAACGACATCCTGGCGCAGGCCGCACGCGTCCAGGCAGAGCTGCAGAAGGCGCAGGAAGAAATCCTGGCCGCCACCGTCGAGGGCACCGCCGGCAACGGCCTGGTGAAGGTCACCATGACCGGTGGCGCAGAGCTGCAGGATGTCACCATTGACAAGTCCGTGGTCAACCCGGACGACATTGAGACCCTCCAGGACCTCATCGTGGGTGCCTTCAAGGAGGCGCACGCCGCCGCTGGCCGCCTGGCACAGGAGAAGATTGGTCCGCTGTCCCAGGGCATGGGCCAGTCCCAGCAGGACTACGATGGTCCTTCTTTCCAGGATGTCTTCGGCGGTAACCAGTAA
- a CDS encoding DNA polymerase III subunit gamma and tau — protein sequence MALYRKYRPATFAEVVGQEQVTTPLSAALDAGRINHAYLFSGPRGCGKTSSARIMARSLNCEQGPTSTPCGVCDSCVSLAPGGPGNLDVTELDAASHNGVEDMRELRDRAYYAPAESRYRIFIIDEAHMISASGANALLKVVEEPPEHVIFIFATTEPEKIIGTIRSRTHHYPFRLLTPPAMKGLLERTVASENVHVDDTVYPMVIQAGGGSPRDTLSILDQLLAGAGPDGLTYDVARPLLGVTDLGLLDNTVEALASQDKAALFRLVDDVIEAGHDPRRFAIDLLDRLRDLMIIQAVPSALEEGLVSAPTDRGDILTAQAQRFSGPQLAYLAETVNERVSSLRGATSPRLLLEILCAHLIVGSAPAAAAAGHLPAAQPGSGAPAAGAPVTGQAAVSGAQGSAPSQRPQSAVSSAQDPAAAAAAIIAQRRSRQAAKQNALQGQQPQQDAQQLNQAEPSLQGNQQAASQPHAVQQPAHRPEHSLERSVENSSEQTQNQSEQQLQHEERTSSEAQQPAPTEQTVQPEPAEHSAHSQPQQGTAPQDLAAEIRSTWSDVRATIGRRNKVAEIMLAEARVLGVRDETLVLGHTTGALAERINSPGTNEVIVAVLKEELNRELKVTCVIGTDPKSQGFTVEEPAQRAQWNPNQPQREASEPEEEAESPKPSKAPDQSDAAQSDTAQSDTAETSAVQKAQKPAEEPTGQQRSHTPEPEAESEPETQQKPERAQQPTPQHEASDDPWGAPRRIGGQEPSSQTTGHGQRGTLSRQDSVREETSPPELQHKAQDPAAQSSLHQRTAPQNPQRDTLQQDSPRQDVPQRGAAVPPKREARGSQWRSRIAQASQVAAQRDEEFSKVPQFGNGVPLPPEPGPDEGEFEAPPEEYAPSAGMGGTSESAAQSAGSSQQAEPQRAPEPQPAYTRDDEEREMMEAAQSAGEMDHRNATEVAIELLAQELGARRL from the coding sequence GTGGCTCTTTACCGGAAATATCGTCCAGCAACGTTCGCGGAAGTGGTGGGCCAAGAGCAGGTCACCACGCCGTTGTCCGCCGCCCTTGACGCGGGGCGCATTAATCATGCGTACCTCTTTTCCGGCCCGCGTGGCTGCGGAAAGACTTCCTCGGCACGCATCATGGCCCGCTCCTTGAACTGCGAGCAGGGCCCCACGTCCACGCCCTGCGGCGTGTGTGATTCCTGTGTTTCTCTCGCCCCCGGTGGGCCGGGCAACCTCGACGTTACTGAGCTGGACGCTGCCTCCCATAACGGTGTGGAGGACATGCGTGAGCTGCGTGACCGCGCCTACTATGCGCCGGCGGAATCGCGCTACCGCATCTTCATCATCGATGAGGCTCACATGATTTCCGCCTCCGGCGCTAACGCCTTACTGAAGGTGGTGGAGGAGCCGCCGGAGCATGTCATCTTCATCTTTGCCACAACGGAACCGGAAAAGATCATCGGCACCATCCGTTCGCGTACCCATCACTATCCTTTCCGCCTGCTCACCCCGCCGGCGATGAAGGGCCTGCTGGAGCGCACTGTGGCCTCTGAGAATGTTCATGTGGATGACACTGTCTACCCCATGGTCATTCAGGCCGGCGGCGGTTCTCCCCGTGACACCCTGTCCATCTTGGACCAGCTCCTTGCCGGTGCCGGCCCGGATGGCCTGACCTATGACGTTGCCCGTCCACTCCTCGGAGTAACTGACCTAGGCTTGCTCGATAACACTGTGGAAGCCCTGGCCAGCCAGGATAAGGCGGCACTGTTTAGGCTTGTTGATGATGTCATCGAAGCCGGCCACGACCCGCGTCGCTTCGCCATCGATCTACTCGATCGCCTCCGCGATCTCATGATCATCCAGGCCGTGCCTTCAGCGTTGGAGGAAGGTTTGGTGTCCGCGCCGACTGACCGCGGGGACATCCTCACGGCCCAGGCCCAACGTTTCTCTGGACCGCAGTTGGCTTACCTCGCTGAAACCGTCAATGAGCGCGTATCATCGCTGCGCGGCGCAACCTCCCCACGTCTGCTGCTGGAGATTCTCTGCGCACACCTGATCGTGGGTTCGGCTCCCGCCGCCGCGGCTGCTGGCCACCTTCCAGCCGCTCAACCAGGCAGCGGTGCGCCGGCTGCCGGTGCCCCCGTCACTGGTCAGGCCGCGGTCAGCGGCGCACAGGGTTCCGCGCCTTCTCAGCGCCCGCAGTCTGCAGTCTCCAGCGCCCAGGATCCTGCCGCTGCAGCCGCCGCCATCATCGCGCAGCGCCGCAGCCGCCAGGCCGCGAAGCAGAATGCCTTACAGGGCCAGCAGCCCCAGCAGGACGCACAGCAGCTGAACCAGGCGGAGCCAAGCCTGCAGGGAAACCAACAGGCTGCCTCACAGCCACACGCGGTGCAGCAACCCGCTCACAGGCCCGAGCACAGCCTTGAGCGCAGTGTGGAGAACAGCTCGGAGCAGACACAAAACCAGTCGGAGCAGCAGCTGCAGCATGAAGAGCGCACTTCGTCGGAGGCACAGCAGCCTGCACCCACCGAGCAGACCGTTCAGCCTGAACCGGCGGAGCACTCGGCGCACTCGCAACCACAGCAGGGTACAGCTCCCCAGGATCTCGCAGCGGAGATCCGTTCCACGTGGTCCGATGTGCGAGCAACAATTGGCCGCCGCAATAAGGTCGCTGAGATCATGCTCGCGGAAGCCCGCGTTCTTGGAGTGCGCGATGAAACCCTCGTCTTGGGGCACACCACGGGCGCCCTGGCAGAGCGCATCAATTCGCCAGGAACAAACGAGGTCATCGTTGCGGTACTCAAGGAGGAACTCAACCGCGAGCTGAAGGTCACGTGCGTCATTGGCACCGACCCCAAGTCGCAGGGCTTCACCGTTGAGGAGCCAGCACAACGCGCCCAGTGGAACCCGAACCAACCGCAGCGTGAGGCCTCCGAGCCCGAAGAGGAGGCAGAGAGTCCGAAGCCCTCTAAGGCTCCTGATCAATCTGACGCTGCTCAGTCCGACACGGCTCAGTCCGACACGGCGGAAACTTCTGCCGTGCAGAAGGCCCAAAAACCAGCGGAGGAGCCGACTGGACAGCAACGGTCTCACACCCCTGAGCCGGAGGCAGAATCCGAGCCGGAAACTCAGCAAAAGCCGGAGCGGGCGCAGCAGCCTACGCCCCAGCACGAGGCGAGCGATGACCCTTGGGGAGCGCCGCGCCGTATTGGTGGACAGGAGCCGTCGTCTCAAACGACGGGGCACGGTCAGCGAGGTACGCTGTCACGACAGGACTCCGTGCGTGAGGAAACATCACCGCCAGAGTTGCAGCACAAAGCACAGGACCCGGCTGCACAGTCGTCCCTCCACCAGCGGACGGCGCCGCAGAATCCACAGCGAGACACACTGCAGCAGGACTCGCCGCGCCAGGATGTCCCACAGCGCGGCGCGGCGGTGCCCCCAAAGAGGGAGGCGCGTGGCAGCCAATGGCGATCACGCATTGCCCAAGCCAGCCAGGTAGCGGCCCAACGCGATGAAGAATTTTCCAAGGTTCCCCAGTTTGGAAACGGAGTTCCACTGCCGCCGGAGCCCGGCCCGGATGAAGGCGAATTCGAGGCCCCACCGGAGGAGTATGCACCGTCGGCGGGGATGGGCGGGACGTCGGAAAGCGCAGCTCAGAGCGCGGGATCGTCGCAGCAGGCGGAGCCACAGCGAGCCCCGGAACCGCAGCCGGCCTACACGCGCGATGACGAGGAACGCGAGATGATGGAGGCCGCACAGAGCGCTGGCGAGATGGACCACCGCAACGCCACCGAGGTCGCCATAGAGCTCCTTGCCCAAGAGCTGGGGGCGCGGCGACTATAG
- the recR gene encoding recombination mediator RecR → MFEGPLQDLIDEFSRLPGIGPKSAQRIAFHVLHQDPEDIDRLQKALGAVRDGVTFCRICCNISREEVCRICINSQRDASTICVVEEPKDIQVIERTGEYEGRYHVLGGALDPLANVGPKDLNISQLLQRLGGVLPDRELADSTPEEPLYDDTPEITEVILATDPNTEGEATAAYLVRLLRDFPGLKITRLASGMPLGGDLEFVDELTLSRALSGRLTV, encoded by the coding sequence GTGTTTGAAGGACCACTGCAGGATCTCATTGATGAGTTCTCGCGCCTGCCTGGCATTGGGCCAAAGTCGGCACAGCGCATTGCCTTCCACGTGCTGCACCAGGACCCAGAGGACATTGACCGCCTGCAGAAGGCACTGGGCGCGGTGCGCGATGGCGTGACCTTCTGCCGCATCTGCTGCAACATCTCCCGCGAGGAGGTGTGCCGCATCTGCATTAACTCGCAGCGCGATGCCTCCACCATCTGTGTGGTGGAAGAGCCCAAGGACATTCAGGTCATCGAGCGCACCGGCGAATATGAGGGGCGCTATCACGTGTTGGGCGGTGCTTTGGACCCGCTGGCGAATGTGGGGCCGAAGGATCTCAACATTTCTCAGCTGCTGCAGCGCCTTGGTGGCGTGCTGCCGGACCGTGAGCTGGCGGATTCCACCCCTGAGGAACCGCTGTACGATGACACACCCGAAATCACCGAAGTTATCCTCGCTACCGATCCCAATACGGAGGGCGAGGCGACGGCGGCCTACCTCGTTCGTCTGCTTCGTGATTTCCCAGGGCTGAAAATCACGAGGCTGGCGTCCGGCATGCCGCTGGGTGGTGACCTTGAGTTCGTTG